A DNA window from Litorivicinus lipolyticus contains the following coding sequences:
- a CDS encoding ABC transporter ATP-binding protein, with the protein MSTVTTDAVRGKNVGTAPAYFSCHDIHAYYGESYIVQGVSFNIHEGEILALLGRNGAGKTSTLRAIARCDDPALKKGEIWLDHKPVHTMTTYEAAQNGVALVPEDRCIIQGLTVEENLQLAQIEEPIGWSIERIFDLFPRLKERRNQEGVTLSGGEQQMLAVGRALARDIKLLLLDEPYEGLAPVIVQEIERTLREIKELGITTVIVEQNAVAALKLADRAVILDTGTVVYDGSAEEVLNDEELRHNYLAI; encoded by the coding sequence ATGAGCACCGTCACCACAGACGCCGTTCGCGGCAAAAACGTTGGCACGGCGCCGGCCTATTTTTCCTGCCACGACATCCACGCGTATTACGGCGAGTCGTACATTGTTCAAGGCGTGAGCTTCAACATCCACGAAGGCGAGATCTTGGCCTTGCTGGGGCGTAACGGTGCCGGCAAGACCTCGACACTACGCGCGATTGCCCGCTGCGACGATCCGGCCCTAAAAAAAGGCGAGATCTGGCTGGATCACAAACCGGTCCACACCATGACCACCTACGAAGCGGCCCAAAATGGCGTCGCGCTGGTGCCCGAAGACCGCTGCATCATCCAAGGCCTAACGGTCGAGGAAAACCTGCAGTTGGCGCAAATTGAGGAGCCAATTGGGTGGAGCATCGAGCGTATCTTTGACCTGTTCCCACGCCTAAAAGAGCGCCGCAATCAGGAAGGCGTCACCTTGTCCGGCGGCGAGCAGCAAATGCTGGCGGTGGGGCGCGCCTTGGCCCGGGATATCAAGTTGCTGTTGTTGGACGAGCCGTATGAAGGCTTGGCGCCGGTCATCGTTCAAGAAATCGAACGCACGCTGCGCGAGATCAAAGAGTTAGGCATCACCACCGTGATCGTCGAGCAAAATGCCGTGGCGGCATTGAAGCTGGCCGATCGCGCCGTGATCTTGGACACCGGCACGGTGGTCTATGACGGCAGCGCCGAGGAAGTCCTCAACGACGAAGAGTTACGTCATAACTATTTGGCCATTTAA
- a CDS encoding ABC transporter ATP-binding protein has translation MSTLLEISGVNKSFGGLQALDDVNLKVNEGTVHAIIGPNGAGKSTLLNAIIGKLVPDTGSVMFNGQDMIGVQPHQINQHGISRVFQTPEIFGELTILENMMIPLLAHRDGAFKPTLWARSDAQADILEKAEHYLADVNLWGKKDVHSASLSRGDKRRLELAMCLSQDPKLLLLDEPTAGMARADTNNTIDLLQTIASRGITMAIIEHDMHVVFSLSQRISVLAQGHVICEGMPEEIKTDPRVREAYLGGAEV, from the coding sequence ATGTCGACTCTATTAGAAATATCCGGCGTCAATAAATCCTTCGGCGGCCTGCAGGCCCTGGACGACGTCAACCTAAAAGTTAACGAAGGCACGGTTCACGCCATCATCGGCCCGAACGGCGCCGGCAAATCGACGCTGTTGAACGCCATCATTGGCAAACTGGTGCCCGACACCGGCAGCGTCATGTTTAACGGCCAAGACATGATCGGTGTGCAACCGCACCAGATTAACCAGCACGGCATTTCGCGTGTGTTCCAGACGCCTGAAATTTTTGGCGAGCTGACGATCCTGGAGAACATGATGATCCCTCTGTTGGCGCATCGTGACGGCGCCTTCAAACCGACCCTGTGGGCGCGCTCGGATGCCCAGGCCGACATTTTAGAGAAAGCCGAGCACTACCTGGCTGACGTCAACTTGTGGGGCAAAAAAGACGTCCACTCGGCATCGCTATCGCGCGGCGACAAACGCCGTCTGGAATTGGCGATGTGCCTGTCACAGGATCCGAAACTGTTGCTGTTGGACGAACCGACCGCCGGCATGGCGCGTGCGGACACCAACAACACCATTGACCTGCTACAAACCATCGCCAGCCGCGGCATCACCATGGCGATTATTGAACACGACATGCACGTGGTGTTCTCGCTGTCCCAGCGCATCAGCGTACTGGCCCAAGGCCACGTGATCTGCGAAGGAATGCCCGAAGAAATTAAAACCGACCCACGGGTTCGAGAAGCCTACCTAGGAGGCGCGGAAGTATGA
- a CDS encoding branched-chain amino acid ABC transporter permease — protein MQATATKNKDNLMVLLFAAAVLLMPLWLQPFGAAYPDLMQKFAIFGLFAIGFNILFGQTGYLSFGHAAFIGVGSYATVWIFKLYTMNIFPAMLFGVAISGVFALVIGFICLRRTGIYFSILTLALAQMSYNLAYSVLTPITNGETGLQLSSQDPRSWDAATAAGEGIPSTNLFGLELSAFDGLAGFYVCAVFLILGFYVAMRITRSPFGSMLRGIKTNQQRMMYTGLNTKPYALTAFVISGMYAGLAGSLMAAVDPLAGAERMQWTASGEVVLMTILGGVGTLVGPVLGAAVIKYFENIFSAINTTVLADFYSFLPDGLANVLVTVTSLFVGKGWHLTLGLLFMMVVIFLPGGIMEGIARIRKRFSASN, from the coding sequence ATGCAAGCTACTGCGACGAAAAACAAAGACAACCTGATGGTGCTGCTGTTCGCTGCAGCCGTCCTGTTGATGCCCCTGTGGCTGCAGCCTTTTGGTGCGGCCTATCCGGATCTGATGCAAAAATTCGCCATCTTTGGCCTGTTTGCGATTGGGTTCAACATCCTGTTTGGTCAGACCGGCTACCTGTCGTTTGGCCACGCCGCGTTCATCGGTGTCGGTTCATACGCGACCGTGTGGATTTTTAAGCTGTACACCATGAACATTTTCCCGGCGATGCTATTTGGGGTCGCGATCTCAGGCGTGTTTGCGCTGGTCATTGGCTTTATCTGCCTGCGCAGAACCGGGATTTACTTCTCGATCTTGACCCTGGCATTGGCTCAAATGAGCTACAACCTGGCCTACTCGGTACTGACCCCGATCACCAACGGTGAAACCGGCCTGCAGCTGTCCAGCCAAGACCCACGCTCGTGGGATGCGGCAACAGCGGCCGGTGAAGGCATCCCCAGCACCAACCTGTTCGGCCTAGAGCTGAGTGCCTTTGACGGCTTGGCCGGCTTTTATGTTTGTGCGGTATTCCTAATCCTAGGATTCTACGTCGCCATGCGCATCACCCGATCGCCCTTTGGCAGCATGTTGCGCGGTATCAAAACCAACCAGCAGCGGATGATGTACACCGGGTTGAACACCAAGCCCTACGCACTGACAGCCTTCGTCATTTCCGGCATGTATGCCGGTCTTGCAGGCTCCCTGATGGCCGCGGTTGATCCGTTGGCGGGCGCCGAGCGCATGCAGTGGACCGCCTCAGGCGAGGTCGTCTTGATGACCATCTTGGGCGGCGTTGGCACCCTGGTTGGCCCGGTTTTGGGCGCGGCGGTGATCAAATACTTCGAGAACATTTTCTCGGCCATCAACACCACGGTACTGGCGGACTTTTACAGCTTCTTGCCGGACGGCTTGGCGAATGTGCTGGTGACTGTGACCTCACTGTTTGTCGGCAAAGGCTGGCACCTGACGCTGGGCTTGCTGTTCATGATGGTGGTGATCTTCTTGCCCGGCGGCATCATGGAAGGCATCGCGCGCATCCGTAAACGCTTCAGCGCGTCCAACTAA
- a CDS encoding branched-chain amino acid ABC transporter permease, with protein MDAILLQILNGLDKGGAYALIALGLTLIFGTLGVVNFAHGALFMLGAFCAVTIRQLLTLSVKVKDESVTFFEAFKEVPYLELWLGETGTTIIDWSVPISILFAIPAMLMVGLVMERGLIRHFYRRPHADQILVTFGLAIVIQEIVKATYGANPLPQPAPELFSGTANVGALFGMGDNIVYPVWRLVYLAFSFLIIGAVFAFLQFTTFGMVVRAGMADRETVQLLGINITKRFSVVFGLAAVVSGLAGLMYTPILPPDYHMGMDFLVLSFVVVVVGGMGSLPGAVAAGFLLGILQSFASMNEVKQIIPGLDQIIIYLVAMIILLVRPRGLMGRKGVMES; from the coding sequence GCGCTGATCGCCCTCGGTCTGACCCTAATTTTCGGTACCCTTGGCGTGGTCAACTTCGCCCACGGTGCCTTATTCATGCTGGGCGCTTTTTGCGCGGTTACCATTCGCCAGTTGCTAACACTATCGGTCAAGGTCAAGGACGAGTCCGTGACCTTTTTCGAGGCCTTCAAAGAAGTGCCCTACCTAGAGCTGTGGCTCGGGGAGACCGGCACCACCATCATTGATTGGTCGGTGCCCATTTCTATTCTATTTGCGATTCCTGCGATGCTGATGGTCGGTCTGGTGATGGAGCGTGGCCTGATTCGCCACTTCTACCGCCGCCCGCACGCTGACCAAATCCTAGTGACCTTTGGCTTGGCCATCGTCATTCAAGAGATTGTCAAAGCCACCTACGGCGCCAACCCGCTACCGCAGCCGGCACCTGAGCTGTTCAGCGGCACCGCCAACGTCGGCGCCCTGTTTGGCATGGGCGACAACATCGTCTACCCGGTCTGGCGCTTGGTCTACCTGGCCTTTAGCTTTTTGATCATCGGCGCGGTGTTTGCGTTCTTGCAATTCACCACCTTTGGCATGGTCGTACGTGCCGGCATGGCCGACCGTGAAACGGTTCAGCTGCTGGGCATCAACATCACCAAGCGCTTCAGCGTCGTGTTTGGCCTGGCCGCAGTGGTCTCGGGCTTGGCCGGTTTAATGTACACGCCGATTCTGCCGCCGGATTACCACATGGGCATGGATTTCTTGGTGCTGTCATTCGTGGTCGTGGTAGTCGGCGGCATGGGCTCGCTGCCGGGCGCGGTGGCGGCCGGTTTCTTGCTCGGCATCCTGCAGTCATTCGCCTCGATGAACGAAGTTAAACAAATTATTCCCGGGCTCGACCAAATCATTATCTATTTGGTGGCCATGATCATTCTGCTGGTTCGTCCGCGCGGATTGATGGGACGTAAAGGCGTGATGGAGTCTTAA